The following DNA comes from Mucilaginibacter jinjuensis.
TTAAAAGCGATAGAATGAAGGCTCTGAACCAGCTTAAAACCTTTCAACGAATTTTGGCTGAATACCCGGCTGACGTGCCTCTCGGCAAGTTTCTACCCGGTTTTTTCAGGCAAAACAAGCAAATGGGTTCTACCGACCGTAAGGTAGCCAGCAGGCTCATCTATAACTATTTTCGTTTAGGCAGGGCTTTGGCCAATCACCCTGATGAAGACCGTTTAATGGTTGCCGAGTTTTTATGCAATAACCAGCTTAACTCCTTTATTCAGCATTTTAAACCCGATTGGGCTGCTTGTATTGGCTTTACTTTGGATGAAAAGCTTGCCATTGTTAAAGCTACTTATCCTGATTTTAAACTAACCGATGTTTACCCCTGGAGCGATAAGCTTTCGGCAGGGATAGATCGCGAAGCATTCCTCAAATCATTCTTTATCCAGCCCGATTTATTTATCCGGGTACGTAAAGGCTTTGAGCATCAGGTTAAAAGCGAACTCACCAAAGCCGAGGTTACTTTTAAGGATGAAGGCAATAACTGCCTCTCTTTACCTAACGGAACCCGCCTCGAAAACATATTCCAGAAACAACATTTGTTCGAGGTGCAAGACCGTTCATCGCAGCAAACAGCCCAATTCTTTCAACCGCAGAAATGGGAGCACTGGTGGGATGCCTGCGCAGCATCGGGCGGTAAATCGCTTTTATTGTACGAACAGGAGCCTACAGTTAAACTGGTGGTATCAGACATTCGTGAAAGTATTTTGGCTAACCTCGACGAGCGTTTCGAACAGGCCGGTATCCGCAAATATCAAAAGAAACTGGTTGAC
Coding sequences within:
- a CDS encoding RsmB/NOP family class I SAM-dependent RNA methyltransferase codes for the protein MKALNQLKTFQRILAEYPADVPLGKFLPGFFRQNKQMGSTDRKVASRLIYNYFRLGRALANHPDEDRLMVAEFLCNNQLNSFIQHFKPDWAACIGFTLDEKLAIVKATYPDFKLTDVYPWSDKLSAGIDREAFLKSFFIQPDLFIRVRKGFEHQVKSELTKAEVTFKDEGNNCLSLPNGTRLENIFQKQHLFEVQDRSSQQTAQFFQPQKWEHWWDACAASGGKSLLLYEQEPTVKLVVSDIRESILANLDERFEQAGIRKYQKKLVDLTGNVDPELANYEFDGIILDAPCSGSGTWGRTPEMISHFEDHRMEFFQRLQKTITPNVTKYLKEGKPLIYITCSAFKAENEEVVDYLVKNLNLRLEDQQVLQGYTHKADTMFAARLIQNPRPVPEPEVIPFDMNMTLQ